The genomic window TCActtattattagattatttgtAAAGAGTCGGCCATCTTCCTTGTGAATAAACAATCTTTGCTGAGAACGTTAAACCCCCACGGTAAACAAATATTTTACGTCCTCTAGTTAAACGTCAAGCTGGTAAATTAACCCTGTCTGATATTTCCTCCTGACTTTTTTTTGCCAAACCGGTGAAGAAGACATTTATCAGTACATCTGGGGACATTCTTGCTTAAGCCTAAATTGTTGCTCGTAGAGGCTTTTGCTAATGCTAGTTCGCTGGCTacctagctagctagctaaaccGGTTAAAACTAGCTACGTGTTTTGGGCAATAAATTAACAGACGCAGGTATTTAAATAATGTCTGGACCAAATGGAGATCCCAACATCTCTATTGACGATGGTATCATCAACGACGAAGATGAGTTCGGCGAAGAAGGTAACGAGCAAGCGTGTTCATTCATAAATGTTAGCGTTAGTAGCGTAATGTTATTGACGTTAAAAGGGAATATCCACCAAATTATTGTGCCATTTCATTGATTAATATACAAAATTAGACACTTCTGCTCCGAAGCAGTTATTTAGagcattaaaggataggttcacaagtctgtcttaaaacaacagtcacgtgtccatatgaacattgaaagaggcTGTAACCATTCCTCCTGTTTTAAAAGATCCtcctcaaatgtgctttcattgtaagtgatgggtgccaaaatccacagtgtgtccacacagtcattttgtgcaaaaatacattcaaaagtttatctgaagcttcagGCTTCAGCTATCACTCATATCAAGTGGCTATCTGCCACATTTGCAGTccttttagcatcaaattccctctttgtgtttccctgttgagctgtggtggaagtatagtaacaaaaagaggaaatgtgacacttaaaagactgtaatgtttaaaGATACCTACTTGATTTGGCTCATTtagatgactgaagcttcatattagcttcagataaacctttaaatacttGTGGATTTTTGCTCCTATCAATTACATTGTAAGTGCTTTTAcggggatcttctaatggtcagtatgaacaggaggaatgattatggcgagaaaaatctatttcaatgttcatttgggctcctgactattgttttaagacagacttgaataCTTGTGAACCCAGCCTTTAATGCTCTAAATAACTGCTTCagtacacataaataaacagcttTTTACATTCTAAAATATATCTTTTACCGTTAAAACCTGGAGCTCCTTAATCTACAGGAAGCAGCTCTCTACCTTGCATAACAGAAAAATCTAATGTCTCTACCATGTATCCACAGAGTATGAATCCATCAACTCCATGTTAGATCAGATCAACTCCTATCTTGATGACCTGGAGGAGCGGAACGACGCACTAAACGGCAAACTGCACGAACTGATGGAGTCCAACCGACAAGCCCGGCTGGAGTTCAGGGCCCAGCTGCTCGGCTCTCCCAACCCGGAGGAGCCCCATCCTGCAGACACGGACTCCTCCTCACCCAGCACAGAAGATCTGGATGACGACACCGGGGGCTCGCAAATGAGTGACAAGAGCAGTTAGAGAAAGAGGATTGAGTTCAGCAAAATGCAGATAGAAATATTTCTGAGGGTTGACTCGAGTCCTAACCTCTGTCTGTTGGACTAGTGACCCTTGATCCGCATAGTCCCTTTCTGTGTGATTCTTATGTGAATTTGCACCCCCATCAGCAGACGTATGTACGACAACGATGTTTTTCATCTCCTCTGTCACTGAACTCAATCaagtttttctccttttgttgaACTGTGGTGTGCTGGTGTTTGGTTCCTGAGAAGATTGAAGTTCATTGACCTCACGCAGCTTATCAAAGACGTTGGACATCACAGTTACTTAGCACTTTGTTACCAACTTGCTTTGCAGTGTTGCTATGTAAAAGGCTGTATCTCCCTCTGCAGTTTCATTGAGGTCCATGTGGGACATAATTACAAATCCTAAAGCAAGGAACACACTAGTGGATTTATAAGAAGGTAATTAAAGAGACTCGGCATcaattatattaattaaagGAGGCAAGAGATTTGAATTTGTAACTCCACACGCAATAATGTGCTGATGTCTGTGGTGATCAGCACTGATGTATGTTATGCAGATCAGTACAAACTCTCCATGAGCTTGAGTTAGTCCTCATGGTCAAACATCAAAATAACATTATAGCATGTTTCTGGTTTTACCCAGAATCCATTTGATGTTGACATCAGCTTTGTAATAGCTGCATTCTctgtaattactgtatgtaTCCCAAGAAGTAAATATGCCACATTCCAGATGTGTACCACCGTATTATGTTTCATCTGCAGCATgatgaagtgtgtgtttattttcatcatcatgtttaGGATAAGAACTGTCTGAAAAGTGTTTATGTAAagtaaaaggcaaaaaaaagtcAACGCTTTGCAGCCACAAACATGGGAATTGTcagacattttaatataaattaaaatgacccccaaacagaaaacaaacatccaaaaatacattaaacttCCAGCAGTTAGAAAACATCACTTGTTTTGATCTCAAATTGTCAGTAgctgaataaaaatacaataagaaACATTCAGCTTTGTTTGAAATTAtcctttacatctttttttccccctcttctGCTCCGTTCTGTATCAGAGCTAAAATGTACATCTTAGAATTTGATCCGTTCCTTCAGACAGAACAGATTAAGATATTAATCATGTGACGGTTGCCACAATGACTACAGGATTTGCTACATGTGTTGAACCAGTCTTTTATGGTTTTAAATATCCTTCTCTTTAACGGAGGATAAAATGTTTCCAGAACAGTACACTTGTCATGAAGAAGGAAGTAATACTTCCTTATTTACACCTTGTGGCGGCTGAAATGCTGGAACCAAagttatacattatatacatataatctATAACTGGGATAGTCCACTGAACGTTACAGGTTGAACCTTAACAAGGATACTTTTCAACTTTAAATACCTGCAAGCATGTTAGGGTTTCTCCTCACACATAAAATTGAGACCAACTGTGGTTCCATCTATCCAGTGTATAGCAACCAAATATCTTAatgagggggggaaaaaaatcaatgcaatGGTAAATTGAAGGAAAATAAGCATCATCTGACAGTATTTTTGTGCTGTGAATGCTCAGAACGCTCAATTTAAGTCCATGGAAACATGAAagcaactattttttttctaaatgtagGCACACTTGACAAATGTCTATGGGAATGTGACTGATGTGGTAACATGAGCCATGTTACGCAAATTAATTCTCAATTTTGACATCCAGCGAGAAGGAAAATCAACTTTGTGCTTCAAGCAGCATATACCTGTCTTACATGACAAGCCTGTAAATGTCCAAAGAAGCTTCCAGACTTCAAGTCGCCGGGGAGTCGGGGACAGCTTGTAATTTAAATTCAGTGCCTGGTTGTTCGTAGAAACACTTCCCTTTTCTTGCACTTGGCATGTTGATGAAGCTGTCTGCTGCTCTCATTTACATTGAGAGAAACGCATTGAGAGAAAGAATACTGGAGTACTCTTTCCATATGACTGTGTGCAGATGTAAAAGggtttttagacattttgtcAAAAGATGTCCACTACTACATCCAGCTCTGACACCTTGTGTTGGGATTTTATATCTTTgatacacaaaaaaaagtttcccgGTCACCGGCAGTAGGCCTGTAAGAATGTGTGCAGTACTGTTTAAAGAAGGCCACTGCTACTGACaacttccccccccccccacacaacATCAGCTTGAAATgtatagaaattaaaaaaaaaaaaaaaaaggatgaaaaaatgCCCTGAACAATCTCTTCTTCATCAACAAAGCTATGATCGGATTCAAGATTTTGCACG from Thunnus maccoyii chromosome 19, fThuMac1.1, whole genome shotgun sequence includes these protein-coding regions:
- the bbln gene encoding UPF0184 protein C9orf16 homolog; translated protein: MSGPNGDPNISIDDGIINDEDEFGEEEYESINSMLDQINSYLDDLEERNDALNGKLHELMESNRQARLEFRAQLLGSPNPEEPHPADTDSSSPSTEDLDDDTGGSQMSDKSS